The following are from one region of the Erwinia billingiae Eb661 genome:
- a CDS encoding TolC family protein: MLAILENALINNFDLQLAMARVESTRAQKLSSLFDLIPSLNYTASKTISMNSVSSPLTNQTLKQRSEQYQGRMGVDSWEVDLWGKKRNKIASMNSSEESHRSLVANVQLTLMSDLATAWYEAHSMIQVWHILQIKKIEMQRIEEKLMRINQQGRLKPIVLTKFQRGKGTDESTTHNLEVEILARIHQLEYLSGTVSPALNAENWQTIVSYNDAPQLMQAIRSDIILNRPDVIAAEWQIKAANGNIGSARAAFLPGVSLFANAWRTSSSLDGIVDSYRDNWTLTPSVMIPVFDLPKHYASLKYAETQQKMAIIDYRNTIAQALKEIKDATDALRLSQGNLAVVREELKAQSVNFDNNKRRYEAGYQDLYTHYEALDIFSNVQIELESKRQLVILNSVALLKSLGG; encoded by the coding sequence TTGCTGGCCATTTTGGAAAATGCGCTCATCAATAACTTTGATCTTCAGCTGGCCATGGCTCGCGTTGAAAGCACCCGGGCGCAAAAGTTGAGTTCGCTGTTTGACCTGATTCCCAGCCTGAATTACACCGCGAGTAAAACAATCTCGATGAATTCGGTCAGTTCGCCGCTCACCAATCAGACGCTTAAACAGAGATCTGAACAATATCAGGGGCGAATGGGCGTTGACTCCTGGGAGGTCGATCTGTGGGGCAAAAAGCGCAATAAGATCGCCTCAATGAATAGCAGTGAAGAAAGTCATCGTAGCCTGGTCGCCAATGTGCAGCTGACGTTGATGTCTGATTTAGCCACAGCCTGGTATGAAGCGCATTCAATGATTCAGGTATGGCATATCTTGCAGATTAAAAAGATCGAGATGCAGCGTATTGAAGAAAAGCTGATGCGCATTAATCAGCAGGGCAGGTTAAAGCCAATTGTTTTAACCAAGTTTCAGCGGGGTAAAGGCACTGACGAAAGCACCACGCATAATCTTGAAGTGGAGATTCTGGCGAGAATACATCAGCTGGAATATTTATCCGGCACGGTTTCACCGGCACTGAACGCGGAGAACTGGCAAACGATTGTGAGTTACAATGACGCGCCTCAACTAATGCAGGCGATCCGCTCCGACATTATCCTCAACCGACCTGACGTCATCGCTGCCGAATGGCAAATTAAGGCGGCCAACGGCAATATTGGCTCCGCTCGTGCTGCATTTCTACCCGGCGTCAGTCTTTTCGCTAATGCGTGGCGTACCTCCAGTTCGCTGGACGGAATAGTGGACAGCTATCGTGATAACTGGACGCTGACACCCTCGGTGATGATACCGGTGTTCGACCTGCCCAAACATTATGCCAGCCTTAAATATGCTGAAACCCAACAAAAGATGGCGATCATCGATTACCGCAACACCATTGCTCAGGCATTGAAGGAGATTAAAGATGCCACCGATGCCTTACGCCTGTCGCAGGGGAATCTCGCCGTAGTGCGTGAAGAGCTGAAGGCTCAGTCCGTTAACTTCGACAACAATAAACGCCGATATGAAGCAGGGTATCAGGATTTATATACGCATTATGAAGCGTTGGATATTTTCTCTAATGTGCAAATCGAGCTTGAAAGCAAAAGACAGCTGGTCATCCTTAACAGCGTTGCCCTGCTTAAGTCTCTGGGAGGCTGA
- a CDS encoding HlyD family secretion protein: MSNQFNQCFTRAPISLNFFCGVIALMTAIFMLLLLNGRYGKQEDVKGLIRSESFYRLTAEKPGNVSAIYVNEGDSVNPGDAIFSVALLWQNTKDHNGVGNMAEETTKRLNETLVEFETERENQSENDDQLLIQKERYFNELTQSISIAENAIKNYHDKKRLYATQLRDLTRLYKDNAITKTEVENTRQLIIENELGVKKSEVEKSGLLQTKIEKEIHYARLEQESLQRKNDISRKIREIGSELNNIRMRQEYIVTSPIKGIVHDMGILKGDFIDGRALTPSVILKENSAAEPVVVLQLSSKQIGLISPGEKVFVRVDTFPYESYGVLAAKVINISTTPTRVSVDDKESWFRVKLNILANDKHNKIPMEFLADGMTVSASLRQPKQTLIEWLFLPVKQALKRNPDYIHAEK, encoded by the coding sequence ATGTCAAATCAATTTAATCAGTGTTTTACGCGTGCTCCTATCAGTCTTAATTTTTTTTGCGGTGTCATTGCGCTTATGACAGCTATTTTTATGTTGTTATTGCTGAATGGCCGTTATGGTAAACAAGAAGATGTTAAGGGTTTGATCCGCAGCGAGTCATTTTACCGGCTAACGGCAGAAAAACCCGGAAATGTTTCTGCGATCTACGTTAATGAAGGCGACAGCGTTAATCCGGGAGATGCCATTTTTAGCGTGGCTTTACTGTGGCAAAATACCAAAGACCATAATGGTGTTGGTAATATGGCCGAGGAGACAACCAAGCGGTTGAATGAGACGTTAGTGGAATTCGAGACTGAACGAGAAAATCAGTCAGAAAATGATGACCAACTCCTCATTCAAAAAGAACGTTATTTTAACGAGTTGACACAATCCATCTCCATCGCCGAAAACGCAATCAAAAACTATCACGATAAAAAACGTCTTTATGCCACTCAGTTACGCGATTTAACGCGATTATACAAAGACAACGCTATTACTAAGACGGAAGTGGAAAACACCAGGCAGCTGATCATTGAAAATGAGCTGGGTGTGAAAAAAAGTGAGGTTGAAAAGTCTGGACTGTTGCAAACTAAAATAGAAAAAGAAATTCATTACGCCAGGCTTGAGCAAGAGTCCTTACAACGTAAAAATGACATCAGCCGTAAAATAAGGGAAATCGGTAGCGAGTTAAATAATATCCGCATGCGACAGGAATATATTGTCACTTCACCCATAAAAGGGATTGTCCATGACATGGGGATATTGAAAGGGGACTTCATTGATGGACGCGCCCTGACGCCATCAGTGATCCTGAAAGAAAACAGCGCTGCAGAACCTGTTGTAGTCCTGCAACTGAGCAGTAAACAAATCGGCCTGATAAGCCCTGGCGAGAAGGTCTTCGTACGTGTTGATACTTTCCCCTATGAAAGCTATGGCGTTTTGGCCGCAAAGGTCATCAATATTTCTACCACACCGACCCGGGTCAGTGTGGATGATAAAGAATCCTGGTTCCGGGTGAAGCTGAATATTCTGGCTAATGACAAACATAATAAAATCCCGATGGAATTTCTCGCGGACGGCATGACCGTCAGTGCCTCATTACGTCAGCCAAAGCAAACGTTAATTGAGTGGTTATTCCTTCCTGTGAAACAAGCCCTCAAACGTAATCCGGATTATATCCATGCTGAAAAATAA
- a CDS encoding helix-turn-helix transcriptional regulator: protein MLYKIMIIDSNEYFKAGLKAIIRNYFLKTRHDVMFIKMENAHPLADIIFWAPNISWDEIPIDLAYDKRIILIGNKQKHGYFRAKVYRDAPCSVLHDILFNIIRMRICSLHREFVSDKLSIQQNLVLYYFSLGEKPLDIANYMNISEKTVSQHKRKAMTVLKLCNNTDLNQWLLARLAYCNEHHIDFSNY from the coding sequence ATGCTATATAAAATCATGATTATAGACAGCAATGAGTATTTTAAGGCTGGACTGAAAGCGATTATCAGAAATTACTTTCTAAAGACACGCCATGATGTGATGTTTATCAAAATGGAAAATGCGCATCCTCTTGCAGATATTATATTTTGGGCGCCTAATATTTCGTGGGATGAAATACCCATCGATCTGGCCTACGACAAGAGAATAATATTGATTGGCAATAAACAAAAACATGGGTATTTCCGGGCGAAAGTCTATCGGGATGCACCTTGTTCCGTATTGCACGATATTCTTTTCAATATTATCCGGATGCGCATCTGTTCGCTTCATCGAGAATTTGTTTCTGACAAGCTTTCAATACAGCAGAATCTGGTGCTATATTATTTTTCATTAGGCGAGAAACCGTTAGATATCGCGAACTATATGAATATAAGTGAAAAAACCGTTAGTCAGCATAAGCGCAAGGCGATGACGGTATTGAAATTGTGCAATAATACCGATCTGAACCAGTGGCTACTGGCAAGGTTAGCATATTGTAACGAGCACCACATCGATTTCAGTAATTATTAA
- a CDS encoding putative hemolysin has translation MANPAAVYCLHVSGKLSTSESDAGKKGYCTLADGEHIDEWDLYRREHKQN, from the coding sequence ATGGCGAATCCGGCTGCAGTCTATTGTCTCCACGTCAGTGGTAAGTTAAGTACCAGCGAGTCTGACGCAGGAAAAAAAGGGTATTGTACGTTAGCGGACGGTGAACATATCGATGAATGGGATTTATACAGAAGGGAGCATAAACAGAACTGA
- the mdtI gene encoding multidrug/spermidine efflux SMR transporter subunit MdtI: MQQFEWIHAGWLIVAVLLEVVANIWLKYSDGFRNRKYGLLSLAAVLCAFASLAQAVKGIELSVAYAVWGGFGIIATIIAGGVLFNQRLNRKGWTGVLFILSGMVLIKLS, encoded by the coding sequence ATGCAACAATTTGAATGGATCCATGCGGGCTGGTTAATTGTTGCCGTGTTGCTTGAAGTTGTCGCTAACATTTGGCTGAAATATTCGGATGGTTTCAGAAATAGAAAATATGGCCTTTTGTCACTTGCCGCGGTGCTATGCGCATTTGCTTCACTTGCGCAAGCGGTGAAAGGGATTGAGCTTTCCGTAGCTTATGCGGTGTGGGGAGGATTTGGCATCATCGCAACCATTATCGCCGGTGGTGTATTATTTAATCAGCGGTTAAATCGAAAGGGCTGGACTGGCGTGCTGTTTATCCTCTCCGGCATGGTGCTGATCAAACTTTCGTGA
- a CDS encoding lysophospholipid acyltransferase family protein translates to MISGINARPGLLHRRVLLAMVARAMAVVATWRSLSTALLLINMVSVLFRRTLSEYYSVKTAMQLSAKVTGRQEPWSGRQLILTKLISRYLSLFMFSHDWKTVSALLEKVCHLSDPNLTQAKLLLCTHTGDYWLTILTLARQYQGMDYDFLVPIFEEITEENARNYNLIAIPGVRVSFININAPGALIKIARYLREPNKVVAVFYDLPCYVAGNLTGAVEPVTFFNKKGHMTTGIIKLAIKRAVCMKLVSNRYNEASRKFTVTTAAVIGRQQHEINHEMVGFLERYVRETPWQWHFISTLDTYYHFPLIALHRKNEKEMRHFTVLNNKYRRSYD, encoded by the coding sequence ATGATATCGGGCATCAATGCGAGGCCAGGCCTGCTGCACAGGCGTGTTTTGCTGGCAATGGTTGCCAGGGCAATGGCGGTGGTAGCTACATGGCGATCCTTATCCACCGCATTGTTATTGATAAACATGGTTTCTGTTTTATTCAGAAGGACGCTTTCTGAATACTATTCAGTCAAGACGGCCATGCAGTTATCTGCAAAGGTTACCGGTAGGCAAGAGCCATGGTCTGGAAGGCAGCTTATTTTAACCAAGCTAATTTCCCGTTACCTCTCACTGTTCATGTTTTCACATGACTGGAAAACGGTTTCGGCTTTGCTGGAGAAGGTTTGTCATCTGTCCGATCCGAATCTGACACAGGCGAAATTGTTGCTCTGTACGCATACCGGAGATTACTGGCTGACAATATTAACTCTGGCCAGACAATACCAGGGCATGGATTACGATTTTCTGGTGCCGATATTTGAAGAGATTACCGAAGAAAATGCGCGAAACTATAACCTGATCGCCATACCCGGCGTACGCGTATCCTTTATCAATATCAACGCGCCAGGCGCGTTGATTAAGATCGCGCGTTATTTGCGGGAGCCGAATAAGGTGGTGGCTGTTTTCTATGATCTGCCCTGTTATGTGGCCGGGAATTTAACCGGAGCGGTCGAGCCGGTGACGTTTTTTAATAAAAAAGGCCATATGACCACGGGGATTATAAAACTCGCCATAAAACGAGCGGTGTGTATGAAACTTGTCTCTAACCGCTATAACGAGGCTTCCCGAAAATTCACGGTGACAACCGCAGCGGTTATCGGTAGGCAACAGCATGAAATAAACCATGAAATGGTCGGTTTTCTTGAACGCTATGTCAGGGAAACCCCATGGCAATGGCATTTCATTTCAACCCTAGACACCTATTACCATTTTCCACTGATCGCCCTTCACAGGAAAAACGAAAAAGAGATGCGCCATTTTACTGTGTTAAACAACAAATACCGTCGCAGCTATGACTAA
- a CDS encoding VENN motif pre-toxin domain-containing protein yields the protein MKDVSPEQLNTAESDWRKANPGKEPTADDISGQAYQNFYKKAFTESGFGTGGKAQQAIQAATAAVKGLAGGDITKALAGASAPYLATVVKNTVGEDNQAANLMAHAAINAALALAKGENAAVGAAGAAIGEATGMISQAYYGKPASELTESERQKVSALATLAAGLSGGLIGDSSADAVSAAQSGKTTVENNALGSILAAANKQKPGTTANYESGTQAAIKEACSGGTPISCETAMAAVGSVIAWPLLPGAAATTSLIGAGANAGVGLLVNGEVNPNDVILGYWTGAFTAGTGLWGTMGVNATSGATSSYLKGDDPLKGGAISGAVSGLGYGVGKLVELPLDKVLNPMKPWKDWIWTDVGIGISKPLPINSLPGVAGNIAGSVTTEYGNDQTGKEMEGKK from the coding sequence ATGAAGGACGTCTCGCCGGAGCAGCTGAACACGGCAGAGTCAGACTGGCGCAAAGCCAATCCGGGCAAAGAGCCAACGGCAGACGATATCAGCGGCCAGGCGTACCAGAACTTCTATAAAAAGGCGTTTACCGAAAGCGGGTTCGGCACCGGCGGTAAAGCTCAGCAGGCTATCCAGGCGGCAACAGCGGCGGTAAAGGGGCTGGCGGGCGGAGACATAACTAAAGCACTGGCCGGGGCTTCAGCGCCTTATCTGGCAACTGTGGTTAAAAACACAGTTGGAGAAGACAATCAGGCTGCTAACCTAATGGCGCACGCGGCAATCAATGCGGCGCTGGCGCTGGCAAAGGGCGAGAATGCAGCAGTGGGAGCGGCAGGTGCAGCGATCGGAGAAGCTACGGGGATGATCTCGCAGGCCTATTATGGCAAGCCGGCCAGCGAGCTGACGGAATCGGAAAGGCAGAAGGTAAGCGCGCTGGCTACGCTGGCCGCAGGCCTTTCAGGCGGGTTGATCGGAGACAGCAGTGCGGATGCTGTATCTGCGGCCCAGTCGGGCAAGACGACGGTGGAGAATAATGCGTTAGGAAGTATTCTGGCAGCGGCAAATAAGCAGAAACCCGGAACCACCGCGAATTATGAATCGGGAACCCAGGCGGCCATTAAAGAGGCCTGTAGCGGCGGGACACCGATATCCTGTGAAACAGCGATGGCAGCGGTGGGCAGCGTTATCGCCTGGCCATTGTTGCCGGGAGCCGCAGCAACGACCAGCCTGATTGGTGCTGGAGCGAACGCAGGAGTGGGTTTACTGGTAAATGGTGAAGTGAATCCAAATGATGTGATTCTGGGTTACTGGACAGGGGCATTTACGGCCGGAACCGGGCTCTGGGGCACAATGGGCGTAAATGCGACCAGCGGAGCCACATCCAGTTATCTGAAAGGAGATGATCCACTTAAAGGTGGAGCTATTAGTGGAGCAGTTTCAGGTCTTGGCTACGGTGTCGGTAAACTGGTTGAGTTGCCACTTGATAAGGTTTTAAATCCAATGAAGCCATGGAAAGACTGGATTTGGACTGATGTTGGAATTGGGATATCTAAACCTTTACCGATAAACTCGTTACCTGGTGTTGCAGGGAACATTGCCGGTTCTGTAACAACAGAATATGGTAATGATCAGACAGGGAAAGAAATGGAGGGTAAGAAATGA
- a CDS encoding peptidase domain-containing ABC transporter: MLKNNVRDVLQDECAECGLACVSYISAMFNKTLQLQTLRNQYEVTLEGLSFFHLIKIFSDHQMIATGVQVAADSLRELQTPAILLWDNCHFVVLKKTSKTKIEVMDPAIGSRSFTWREVEKFYSGVALEVIPDNSFVADTKGQRRENSADNGHFFSASAFRKGLKSWKSYLIPLAVLAVIIQLTHIAIPKFISLVFDEVLSKNDDDLLFLLLYIFGFVYLLQAIASYLKIAQAQRLRRMLSLNEGHRIVSDLLNMELKYFGKRMASDILRKIKSVDVFHIIYTNGWIDIFIQSFFAGLFVVLLFFINTHLAMLTLAVTSIMILVRVLMLPEMLSRQYASLDAEVRRDNVLLESVDNIDVIKINHNEHHRILAWSEHHSELEYNRSAIERTQSLIELMVTTLSHVQTLLIIGLGSLSVLQGETTAGQLLTFIFYKNCLVNNIQSIVESHVNIRVCSVEVKRLQEILPSDKTAAISFKSSVKEITEPVRKVSFRDISFAYSNLDDNFIKNVNFDIHEGEKLVITGPSGCGKTTLMNMLSGLLKPTAGEILINDISLARFGLNPFQQQISLVSPNGKLIKGNVMDNIIFESDRYDITLLENCIEQADFAEVIRSLKSGLNTSLGANGTRLSSGQQQRLMIARALYRKPQLLLLDEPTSHLDDESRHKIIALIRRLPVACVVVSHDAALIDSIEQRVVLRGEAR, from the coding sequence ATGCTGAAAAATAATGTACGAGATGTCCTACAGGATGAGTGCGCAGAATGCGGTCTGGCCTGTGTCAGTTATATCAGCGCAATGTTTAATAAGACGCTGCAGTTGCAGACCCTCCGTAACCAGTATGAGGTCACTCTTGAGGGGCTTTCATTTTTTCATCTGATAAAGATTTTTTCCGACCATCAGATGATTGCCACCGGCGTTCAGGTCGCCGCAGACAGCCTGCGTGAGCTGCAAACGCCGGCAATTTTACTGTGGGATAACTGCCATTTTGTGGTGCTTAAAAAAACCAGCAAAACAAAAATCGAAGTCATGGATCCTGCCATCGGCAGCCGTTCCTTCACCTGGCGGGAAGTAGAGAAGTTTTACTCAGGCGTTGCGCTTGAAGTCATACCCGATAACAGCTTCGTGGCCGATACGAAAGGGCAGCGCAGGGAAAATTCCGCAGACAATGGCCATTTTTTCAGCGCCAGTGCTTTCAGAAAAGGACTTAAGAGTTGGAAAAGCTATCTGATCCCGCTGGCGGTGCTGGCGGTGATCATTCAGCTGACCCATATTGCCATTCCTAAGTTTATTTCTTTAGTCTTCGATGAAGTCTTGTCAAAAAACGACGATGATTTACTGTTTCTGTTGCTGTACATCTTCGGTTTTGTCTATCTGCTGCAGGCGATTGCAAGCTATCTGAAAATCGCCCAAGCCCAGCGATTAAGAAGGATGTTAAGCCTGAATGAAGGGCACCGGATAGTCAGCGATCTTCTCAACATGGAGTTGAAGTATTTCGGTAAACGAATGGCATCGGATATTTTACGTAAAATTAAATCCGTTGATGTTTTCCACATTATCTATACCAATGGTTGGATAGATATTTTCATACAGTCATTTTTTGCCGGTTTATTTGTGGTGCTGCTGTTTTTCATCAACACCCATCTGGCCATGCTCACCCTTGCGGTGACCTCCATAATGATCCTCGTTAGAGTGTTAATGCTGCCAGAAATGCTCTCCCGCCAATATGCTTCTCTCGATGCCGAAGTCCGCAGAGATAATGTATTGCTGGAGTCGGTAGATAATATCGATGTGATTAAGATCAATCACAATGAACATCACAGGATCCTGGCATGGTCCGAGCATCATTCAGAGCTGGAATACAATCGCTCCGCAATTGAAAGAACGCAGTCGCTGATTGAATTAATGGTGACGACCCTTTCGCATGTTCAGACCTTACTGATTATCGGCCTGGGATCGTTAAGCGTACTGCAGGGTGAGACAACGGCGGGGCAGTTACTGACTTTTATCTTCTATAAAAATTGTCTGGTTAATAATATTCAGTCAATTGTCGAAAGTCATGTCAATATCCGGGTGTGTTCCGTTGAGGTTAAACGCTTACAGGAAATACTACCGTCTGATAAAACGGCTGCGATATCGTTCAAGTCTTCGGTCAAAGAGATAACTGAACCGGTGCGAAAAGTGAGTTTCCGTGATATCAGCTTTGCCTACAGTAATCTTGACGATAATTTCATAAAAAACGTCAATTTTGATATTCACGAAGGTGAGAAACTCGTCATCACCGGGCCCTCGGGCTGCGGTAAAACCACCTTAATGAATATGTTATCGGGCCTGCTCAAACCTACGGCAGGTGAGATTCTGATTAATGATATTTCACTGGCCAGGTTTGGACTTAATCCCTTCCAGCAACAGATCTCATTGGTGAGTCCTAATGGGAAGTTAATCAAAGGTAACGTGATGGATAATATTATTTTTGAATCCGATCGCTATGATATAACGTTACTGGAGAACTGCATCGAACAGGCAGATTTTGCCGAGGTTATCAGAAGTTTGAAATCCGGTTTGAATACCTCGCTCGGCGCTAACGGTACCAGGCTCTCATCCGGCCAACAGCAACGACTAATGATTGCCCGAGCCTTGTACCGAAAGCCGCAGCTCTTGCTGCTGGATGAACCCACTTCACATCTTGATGATGAATCGCGTCACAAAATCATTGCGCTTATTCGCCGCCTGCCCGTCGCCTGCGTGGTTGTCAGTCATGATGCTGCCTTAATAGACAGTATTGAACAGCGGGTGGTTCTGCGGGGAGAGGCCAGATGA
- a CDS encoding glutathione-independent formaldehyde dehydrogenase codes for MKAVIYNGPYDVQVKDVPDAKIVRPTDVLVRITTTNICGSDLHMYEGRTSFEQGRILGHENLGEVVEIGSGVERIKVGDYVCLPFNVGCGFCENCEKGLTGFCLTTNPGTAGAAYGFAEMGPWEGGQAELLRVPFADFNCLVLPPDAAEKEDDYVMLSDIFPTGWHATELAGVKPGESVAIYGAGPVGLMAAHSAIIKGASQVFVVDTHKDRLALAEKLGATGINATGDEAVQKILDLTDGRGTDCGCECVGYQCCDKHGHEDNSATMNSLVASTKATGGIGVVGVFIPQDPGAESELAKQGKMPFDFGSFWFKGQAIRTGQANVKAYNRQLARLIHHGKAKPGEIISHRLSLDEAADGYKHFDDRDEGWTKVILKP; via the coding sequence ATGAAAGCAGTCATTTATAACGGTCCTTATGATGTCCAGGTGAAAGATGTCCCGGACGCAAAAATTGTTCGTCCCACGGATGTCCTCGTTCGCATCACCACCACCAATATTTGCGGTTCAGACCTGCATATGTATGAAGGGCGAACCAGCTTTGAACAGGGGCGCATTCTGGGTCATGAAAACCTCGGAGAGGTGGTCGAAATTGGCTCAGGCGTTGAGCGTATCAAGGTGGGCGACTATGTGTGCCTGCCGTTTAACGTCGGCTGCGGTTTTTGCGAAAACTGTGAAAAAGGCCTGACCGGCTTTTGCCTCACCACCAACCCCGGCACGGCGGGTGCAGCCTATGGTTTTGCCGAAATGGGCCCGTGGGAAGGCGGTCAGGCCGAGTTGCTGCGGGTGCCTTTTGCCGATTTTAACTGCCTGGTGCTACCGCCAGACGCGGCAGAAAAAGAAGATGACTATGTGATGCTCTCAGACATCTTCCCCACCGGCTGGCACGCAACCGAGCTTGCCGGCGTGAAGCCCGGCGAAAGCGTGGCCATTTATGGCGCGGGACCGGTCGGATTGATGGCGGCGCATTCGGCGATCATCAAAGGCGCGTCCCAGGTATTTGTGGTGGATACACATAAAGACCGGCTGGCGCTGGCAGAAAAATTGGGCGCCACGGGAATCAATGCGACGGGCGATGAGGCCGTGCAAAAAATTCTCGACCTGACCGATGGGCGCGGTACCGATTGTGGCTGTGAATGTGTCGGCTATCAGTGCTGTGATAAACATGGCCACGAAGACAATTCGGCTACCATGAACAGTCTGGTTGCCTCGACGAAAGCCACCGGGGGGATCGGCGTGGTCGGCGTGTTTATTCCTCAGGATCCGGGGGCGGAATCCGAGCTGGCCAAACAGGGTAAAATGCCCTTTGATTTCGGCAGTTTCTGGTTCAAAGGACAGGCAATCCGTACGGGCCAGGCGAACGTCAAAGCCTATAACCGTCAGCTGGCGCGCCTGATCCATCATGGAAAAGCCAAACCGGGCGAGATCATTTCACATCGCCTTTCGCTTGATGAAGCGGCTGACGGTTATAAGCACTTCGACGACCGGGATGAAGGATGGACCAAGGTTATTCTTAAGCCTTAA
- a CDS encoding FidL-like protein: MKSKRTVLFITVSLVVIVAVALTAFIGHWVVWRERIVPFKCTFFTHYDFGKNQSDLTFSVTQDMRFYSKESGYVIFNGKVTINGETKKLNRSLLLSDGVFLQGKTISYHIKDMKKSILDDTPDNVFKMLLGEYTFNPETFQIDIFPLDKKSYIVGGPYSFTSSCIRY, translated from the coding sequence ATGAAAAGTAAAAGAACGGTCCTTTTTATTACTGTGAGTCTTGTAGTGATTGTTGCCGTGGCGTTGACCGCTTTTATCGGGCATTGGGTCGTCTGGCGGGAGAGAATCGTTCCCTTTAAATGCACGTTCTTCACCCATTATGATTTTGGAAAAAATCAAAGTGACCTGACGTTTTCCGTCACCCAGGATATGCGGTTTTATTCGAAAGAATCCGGCTATGTGATTTTTAATGGCAAAGTTACCATCAACGGTGAAACCAAAAAGTTGAACCGGAGCCTGTTGCTGTCGGACGGCGTATTTTTACAAGGAAAAACCATCAGCTATCATATCAAAGACATGAAAAAATCAATACTGGATGATACCCCCGATAACGTGTTTAAAATGTTGTTAGGCGAGTACACCTTTAATCCTGAGACTTTCCAGATTGACATTTTCCCTCTGGATAAAAAAAGTTACATTGTTGGTGGTCCTTATTCGTTTACCAGTTCCTGTATCCGCTATTAA
- a CDS encoding winged helix-turn-helix domain-containing protein: MQYTINNTIKYNTYEGSLTLVSTNDTLTLPLPARRLIELILESEGEILTRDFLFVEVWDKYGLRSSNSNLNQYMSILRRSLVRLGCDNFIVTLPTVGIRLSENVLITKEDVPGIPHIINSEDVSELGKSFSFSRKKILSVLLLMLVIISGGLIYKYLYTDSLDPTAQVVKMEGGCELTMLKTFNDSEVANVKKQVGIIMKKNQLSCQTGKRVYFDNYASSSLQTYGRTMLSYCSIGNNGYNISCENVYYLDWSGDEK, encoded by the coding sequence ATGCAATACACCATCAATAATACAATAAAGTATAATACGTATGAAGGTTCGTTAACATTAGTGTCGACCAATGACACGTTAACCTTGCCTTTGCCTGCCCGAAGATTAATTGAATTGATTTTAGAATCTGAAGGGGAAATATTAACCCGCGACTTTTTGTTCGTCGAAGTATGGGATAAATATGGCCTGAGAAGTTCCAACAGCAACCTGAATCAGTATATGAGTATCCTCAGGAGGAGCCTGGTGAGGTTGGGGTGTGATAACTTTATTGTCACGCTACCGACGGTGGGCATCAGACTGAGTGAAAATGTGCTCATTACGAAAGAAGACGTGCCAGGGATTCCGCACATTATCAACTCAGAGGATGTCAGTGAACTGGGAAAGTCGTTTTCCTTTTCAAGAAAAAAGATTCTGTCTGTGCTGTTATTGATGCTGGTCATCATCAGCGGCGGTTTAATTTACAAATACCTGTATACGGATAGTTTAGATCCTACCGCTCAGGTTGTGAAGATGGAAGGTGGATGTGAACTTACTATGCTTAAAACCTTTAATGACAGTGAAGTTGCCAATGTGAAGAAGCAAGTGGGAATAATCATGAAGAAAAATCAACTGAGCTGTCAGACCGGTAAACGCGTCTATTTCGACAATTATGCCTCTTCATCCTTACAAACTTACGGGCGCACAATGCTGTCGTACTGCAGTATTGGTAATAATGGTTATAACATATCTTGTGAAAATGTTTATTATCTGGACTGGAGTGGTGATGAAAAGTAA
- a CDS encoding SMR family transporter: MKTYMFLGIAIIAEVIATSSLKSSESFTRLWPTVLCVLGYTVAFFFLSLTLKALPTGIAYAIWSGVGIVLISVTSYLLYGQKLDPAGIAGLTLIIAGVLVVNLFSKSITH, translated from the coding sequence ATTAAAACGTATATGTTTTTGGGTATTGCAATCATTGCTGAAGTCATTGCGACCAGCAGCTTAAAAAGCTCGGAAAGTTTTACCCGCTTATGGCCAACCGTGCTTTGCGTGCTGGGCTATACGGTGGCCTTTTTCTTTTTATCATTGACATTGAAGGCCTTGCCCACCGGCATTGCTTATGCCATTTGGTCAGGGGTTGGCATCGTATTGATATCGGTCACCAGCTATCTCTTGTATGGCCAGAAACTGGACCCCGCCGGGATCGCGGGATTGACTCTCATTATTGCTGGGGTTTTAGTGGTGAATCTTTTTTCAAAATCAATCACGCATTAA